A single genomic interval of Vulpes lagopus strain Blue_001 chromosome 19, ASM1834538v1, whole genome shotgun sequence harbors:
- the CST3 gene encoding cystatin-C, producing the protein MAGRPRTPPLLLAALALALALALAAAVSPGAGRRGGRPGAVGGAMDADVQEEGVQRALAFAVGEYNRASNDAYHSRAVRVLRARKQVVSGMNYFLEVEIGRTTCTKSQPNLDNCPFHDQPHLMRKTLCSFQVYTVPWLGKTSLVKSSCQDV; encoded by the exons ATGGCCGGGCGCCCGCGCACCCCGCCGCTCCTGCTGGCCGCCCtggccctcgccctcgccctggCCCTGGCCGCGGCCGTGAGTCCCGGGGCCGGCAGGAGAGGCGGCAGGCCCGGCGCGGTGGGCGGCGCGATGGACGCGGACGTGCAGGAGGAGGGCGTGCAGCGGGCGCTGGCCTTCGCCGTGGGCGAGTACAACCGGGCGAGCAACGACGCCTACCACAGCCGCGCCGTGCGAGTGCTGCGCGCCCGCAAGCAG GTTGTGTCTGGGATGAACTACTTCTTGGAGGTGGAGATTGGACGAACAACATGTACCAAGTCCCAGCCCAACTTGGACAACTGTCCCTTTCATGACCAGCCACACCTGATGAGG AAAACGCTCTGCTCTTTCCAGGTATACACTGTCCCCTGGCTGGGCAAGACCTCCTTGGTGAAGTCCAGCTGCCAGGATGTATAG